ACTTGTTGCACGCCGTCGTGTACGGGCTGACAAGTACCAGCTGGAATGCTGCACCCTCCGCTCTGTGTCGAGTTCTGTGCACGGCATCCCTCGTCTTTGTAGGGATCTCCAACTCGTTTCTTGGTGCTCTTGGTGCGCGTGCTCCGGATGATGGCGATCTGGACAAGCCTGCTTTTCAGCAGTCGCTGGCAGGTAGTCAGAGTCAAGAAACAACGTCTCTGGAATCGCCTGCCTCCACGTCGTCAACGGGCTCTGTGCCTGTGCCACCCGTTTCCAGCCCCACGCCGGAGTCGAGCGACCGTAGTGAGTTGTAAAACTCTAATCGCAGTTGGGCAGTCTTTTGAGCAACAACCCTGCGACTGGACCAGGCGATGCTAGAGCGTGTTCCTCTCTTAATCCCTTCGCTTAGGCCGTCGTGGCGTGTAATGCGTCAAGGTTGCGGGGGCCGTCTCGGATCAGGTTGTCATGCTTACCCATAGCAGCCTCTCAGACGCAGCGTGACCCGTTGGTATATCCGACGCAGCATGGCACCGCTGGGGGGTTGCCACATTGTAGAGGTGGCAACGTCGACTTCTTCCGTAAACTGTGGTGCTCTGTTGATTTACAGGATCCCACCGACAAGGTATCGCAGCCTCACCCAGATCTGAGGGAGGGGCGGCTTCGGGGAGGTCGGCTGTCGGGGGACTAGGCCTTGCCCGAATTGTTACGGTGTCAGGCCGTGGAACCCTGACACTCGGAGAGCTTGCGATGGAGCAGTTCAGGAGGCGGGCGATGGAGGTGCGAGAGAAAtgggagaacgaggagcgcTACGTGAGGAGGAATGTTGGGCGTGTCATCGTAAATCAGTCCTCCCGTCCTACTCTCTCACGAGTGCAGAAGTGGACGGCATGTGCAAGACACCGGTTTCGAATGCGATCAGTTGCACGGCTGCGGGAGGCCGCACGACTGGAGTCTATGGCAAGCGAAATTGCTGCAAAGCTGCTAGCAGCAGGCGTCGATCTCTCGCACGTCCCAGGCGGCGCCTCGCTGACACCCGGAGCGAGCGATCAGGGCCCGCGGGTTGGCGGCGACGCAGCCGCACCAGGTAATCTGTGACTCAAGCGCGCTGGAACGTTTATCGTGCTACTGGGGTTGGCACACATGTGTGGCGGAGGCAACAGACGGGTAGCGTTTCTGGTCGGCATTGTCCGAAGAGGCGTGAGGTCCGTCCGTCCATTTCGAGGGGGGACTCGACCCAtaagaaaaacagaacacGCTGAATCTACATAGCCATGCGTGCCGTGAATGGGTTTAGTTGTGGCCGTGATGTTGCCACCGTCTTGCCATCACCTAATGGGTTGCTGTGTTTTGCCAGACACACGGTGAGCAAGTAGTACAGTGAATTCATCTGAGGCTGCCATTACCCCTCATTTATTGTGTGGATTTCTGCCCTTGCGCCAGGTACGTCAAGTGCCGGTGCACCCCCAAAAATGGCCATGCAATTGTACGTGCGTTTGGGTGTTGCCGCgctgaggaaggaagcgaacgagCTCGAGGAGCTGTTGGCTAACAAGGATTTGAATGTCGAACAACTGGTCGCGGAGCGCATGGCTACCAGCCTCACTCCAAATCCCCCTGATGCACTTCTGCATCAGTTGCGGAATCACGCAAGGGGGGTGCACGCTAAACAAGCGACCcgccggagagagagagcagcgactcTTCGGGCCCAGGCAGATATATGGGAGGGCCGTCTGGCCTCAGGTGACTTGACGCAGCAGGATCCCGATGAGGGCTCCTCCTCCAGGGAAACAGCACCCCAACCAGCATCGAAATCGGACACTACACAAGGCCGACGAGGTGCGTTTCCTGCGGCTCTCAATCGGCAAGACGGCAACCTGACAAACAGTACCAATGCACACTAATTCCAGTATTTGTCAGCTAACAACGTTTCACAGCACCGCAGCTCGAACATCCACTACACGCGAGCATCCGGCGACGTCCAGATGTCGGCCGCCCGCTCCGACGCGTATGTCGGGTATGCTGGGACGTTCAACGAAGGGTGTctaggagagaaaaaaggaacctGTCGACTGTGGGGCCCACTGttgagaaagtggaagacgaaggcgataCCATTTGGCTCTGTCAGTGAAACGACCAGTGGCGCCGGATgctgttttgtgttttcagCCGGCCGCCGCCGTGGACGTCAACAGGGgcaagacgcaggcgagggCACCGCAGCTACTGGCCCGAGTGCCCCGTCTGTGAGCAGCGCGTCGCCCATGTCCCGCCTGGAGGGCTCACTAAGGGGTACACTGCTCGGGAGCAGTGTTCCGCTTCCAGGAAGGGGGAATGTTGCCTACGCCAAACTTGCAGCTGACAAGCTGCGACTAGAGGCGGAGTCTATGCTCACCAAATGGGGGTCGCTCGAGGTTTACGTGAGAGGACGGATTGCCGATCGAATGCTGGAAGAGAACAATCGGAGTCCTAGTGTGGCTGAAGTCCGGTCCTGGTTGCGTCGGGCTCGGCAAAGGTACTACCGTTGGGGAGCACACCGCACGCAACAAGCTGCTGAGTTGCGCAACAGAGCCGGATATCtagacacacagacgccaGCAGAGGGCGACTTCCTACGAAGCCCCCAGGAGACGCCCACTCATCGACCTCCTTCCTCTACTGATCTGCCAGGTGATGAATCGGAAGGAGTCTCAAGCGGTGAGTTCGTGATTCTGTCCACGGAGTGCATTCTCCGACACTCCAGCCTGTAGAACTCGATGTGCCATTGTATCTCATTCGCAGGTATCATGCTCCGCCCTGGCAAAAAGGCTTCACtatgtctccgtctcgtggAAACAGAAATTGTTTAGATTAGTGAGTGACATCCCACCGAATGTCCATCAATTGTTCGGAATAGTGACAAGTGGACGTCAGCTTGGTTCGCGCACGGTTAATCGCGAGTAGTCTGTGCGAAAGGGGCCGAGACACAACATCTCTTCCTCAGCTCCGCGCAGACACACGCGCACACCGCGTTTTGGGCTGCGGTTTGACTACGCCAGAGCTGGACAATACGCAGCGCACCTCTTCGGGACACTCCGACAGTGCTGTATACCCTTATCGGTACGTTCTCGGTGTTGGCAGGATTTCCACCCAGGCCGGCACCACGGGCGCCTGACCTTACGTTTGCGGACCTTGCCATTTCGAACTtaaggagagaggcaaggaTAATAGAAGCCGCATGGAGCCATGGAGAATGTTTTTATGTTGCCCAGCAAGCCGCCCTTCGCATGGTGCGAGAGAACGATCCCTCACCTGGGCCGCTCACACAGCGAGAGTGGGCGTACAATGATAGAAAGGTCTTCCGTGCCGAAGTTATGGTTCAACAGCAAAGGGCTCGAGATCTGAGGGATAAGGCGAACGCCCTGGAACAGGAGCTTCGCACCCTGCTCTCGTCGGCATCGGGGCAAGTCCCAGAACCGCTGCGCGAATCCGGATCGACTGGTGAGTCTCCGCTACCCTTTGTGATGACCGAAGATGGCTCCACCATTGAGCTACATCAGCAACGAAGCTAATCGCGACTTAACACGGAAGAGTTCCTATTTTTCTAcatctttctgtttcttctagGTCGTTGACACGGGTCGGTATTAGACAAGATTCAGTCTAGCCATTTCCCTGTCGTTGCCCATCAGGCGGTGTGTCGTCGAGATTGGGCCTCTGTAGTGGGTGGTGTGAGCTGTGACTTCGTCGAGTGCTGTCCTATATACTCATGCTAGCAAGGGTGCGACGAAACGTTTCTCGTCCAACTGCGACAGTCACGACGACAGCATTGTgctcgcgtctgcctctgaTACTGTCTGATGCCCAGAAGATTTTATTCAGTCCCTTGACTCGACGCAGGCACCGGAGGTAATTCTACCACACACGACGCCGCACGATACGCGAATCGTTTCAGTTTCGTCTACCATGTGCTGTGTCGATTCGTCTGGGCAGTAGATCCATCAGCGGAGCAGTCCGTCGAGCGTCCGtcaggaaaaaggaaacagaaacggaaacaCCTGTATCATAGCAGTGCCGAGAGCGCCGGCGAAGGCCCATCCAGCGGCGGTGCTATGCTTCCGGCGCTGCCCCTTTGGTTGACCCCAGTCTCGGCGGTGCGCCTTGGGACTCGTCAACGGGACCCCAGCAATCCGCCTGTCGCTGTCGGGCCTTCTCCTGGATCGTCGTCACCTGAGCAGCACTTGCCGGCTGCAAGACGCTCCCAAAGAGGATCTGGTCCATCGTCATCAACACGTGAACATCCGCCACCGGCAACTGGCGGCCCGCTGCCGCAACGATATACGCCAGTACCCACCACAACACCTCCGTACCCCGCCGACGTCGAGCGTGGCCTTGGTGACCCCACACCGCCCCACCCCAAAAAGCGACGGCTCCTTGAATTTCTGTCTGATACAGCCAGACTCGAAAAAACTCCACCGGGACACCGCCGGCCGCTTGGGCGTCTCGCGCTGACGTCAACAGCGAGCCACATGGCGTCAAGCTCCCAAATGGCCTCAGGCCCACCGCAAGTGCCTATTCTAGCAGGGACACATGGTAGACTGTCTGGGAGCGGCGGCGACATCATtccgtctttgtctctgccgctCAAGAAGCGCCCACTGCGGGGACCTGCAGTTCCCCGCCACGCAGCGGCCGCCGCTGCCACGCCTCTTGTCCGGCAGCCCCCTTTCCGCTCGGGATCGCTCGCGAGTGCGGGCACTACATCTGGAACGCCATCCCAGCCACCATCTTCCATGGAGCCGTCAGCACCTGTGTCGGCGCCTGCAGGTGACCCAGGTGTAGAACCGCGTGGACAGCTTCGCCCTCCAGATCCCCGCTGATGCCTTGTCTCATGCACTGCAATCAGAGCATCAGTGATGAGCCGGGTACAAGGATGTGAGCAGGCGGTTGGCATGCGACATACCTGCGTCGACCCGAAATCCTGATATGCATATCATGCGGGATCCTCGCCTCGATTTCGGACTACATAGAAGATGGTGACCGAGGCTGCCTGGAAAGACAGACCGTTCGGTTGCCGGCGTTGGACACGAGACGATGTAACGTCGCCAGTGTTTTCCCGCCCGCTCCACGTAACAGCATCGCCACATTAGTCACTAGTCCTCTCATCCCCATGACGTACATGCGTGCGCCGAACAcgcgtgtcttcttcatctaATACTTTGCAGAAACACGTCTATCGATTTCTCTACATTGGCTTGCGGATGGGTAAAAGGCCGGATATACGCCAGACTGACGCCGGTCTGTTGTTCCCGTTCGTGATGAGCCATTTGTCGCGGTGGTCCGTGACTATTCGCCCTTGCGCCTCACGCCGGGTCAACCAGCTTTATCGCATGTGCCACAGACATCGAGTCGGGGAGATGCACTTTTCCATTCGGTCTTGATGGCCGCGCCTCTCGTATGTGGTGCGATGGATAAAAGACTCCAATGACTCTAGGAAAGGGAATACGTTTGTTTGCTCTCGAGTGGGGTGGGCCAGTTGGCAGGGCAACACGCTCTACCAGTGTCATACCACAGTCTCGTCCAGGATCCGTATTCACGCCAACACAATGATCTGCGCACATGCCGCAGATATCCATGAAGCCGACATAGATGTTATCGAACATGCGTATTTGCGCATGCCGACTACACCGACACCTAGACCTACCGCACCCTGCGACACAGCCGACCTGCAGCAGCGCAGGAGTACTCATGTCGCCCCTCCGCAGCGCATGAGTACTCGTGTCGCCCTCCAGCCGAACAACCATTCCTGAATGCTCGTCCAAGTGGCTACATCGCTCGAGCGAACACTTCGCAATTTGAGGACAGGAGTGCCTGTGACGTTCGACAATGGTGACGGCGGCAGTGTTCCGCCAAATGTTCATCGCGCTCCCTGGTGCGCTGGTGAACGGAGACCTGCCTGTCACTCAGTTGTGCGGCAAGCACTGGAGCGCCGAAATGCATATGGTGATCTCAAGGTAGGCTTCGAGACCGCACGAAAAACGAATGTCGCCTCCTTCCCTGTGCGCGGTTGGCGCTGTGTGTGTGCCACGCTAGTCGCACCCCGCTGGCGCTGACTGGTATGCAACACAAGACGCGTCAGAGTCATGTCGTCGCTCATGCCAGTCACCAATGGACGGCGAGAAATTTGACGCGTCTCACAGCCCTCTCTTCTAATCCTCGGATTGTATCAGCACCTCCATGTCGGCTCATTACTCCCTTGTTATTTAACAAGATTCAGTTAGGAACCATAGTTCACCGTCAGAGGAAatacgtgagctgggttaaGAAcggactactggtttagatcttgaagatctttgtttaccggatccaagttctattgtgcGGGGTCTCACGCTGTGTATCAGCCTTGGATCCAAAGCACTTCCGGGGGTGGGTGTCAATAGGAACTGTGACATGCGCTGCGGAGATGTGCAAACCTAACTCAATATTCGGAGTGGTCGGGAGCAGCCCGAGTAGGCAGATCGAAAGACTGTTCCGCAGTGTTCTACTCAGTGGCTTGATCAGAGCAGTGACGGTTGCCAGGGGAAAAGAGCGCCCCCCGGCCCTCGATGATTAGACCCCTTGCGTAGGCCTTGAAGCGGAGAACTGGAGGCACTATTTGTGTTGCACCCACAGGCACCTTCGGGCCCAGGCAACAGACGAGGCTGATCATGGTGACGATAAGATCTGTGCGGTCCTAAAACGTAGAGCTCTGGAGCCACACGCTGCACCGCGTCGCTCCAGCGTTGGCTGTACAATTTGCACCGTCACGAACACATGGTGAAGTTCTCACACTGCGGATCACGCAACGTGGCAGACTGGAACACACGGTATGGAACATCGCTGCCCGGACACATGGAATTGCAACATTCGTCATTTTGCGGCCTACACCACAGTGAGCGGCCACGTGACCGACGTCAAGTCGCACTGGGGTTGAGGCAACAGGAGAGAACCAGCCGTGAGCGGTATCGTACCGTAACACGACTGCTACTCATGCTCCCCAACACCTGACACACAACGCTGCATCACATGGGGGTGTCCCTGAGGGGTGACACGTGACACTGGGTTGCACGTTGGACCTTATAGGGGCAGCATAGCTGACGGGAAGATAATTTCAATTGGCGTTTCTGGGCACCAGTCGAAAAGAACAGCTGGGACGGTGCCCAACGTCTACTTGTACCTCATCTGCGCAGCCCATCGCCTCCAAGAAAGAGGGGCCTCCTACCGGTCTGCACTTGGGCAGTGAATGTGGCCTTAAGCGCTACCGTGACGTCGCTTGACGGTACTCCGCCGTGACAGTGCGCACAGGTTCAGGACGCGCCGCCTGTCATCGATGCGTCTCGCGCAGCAGTTGCCCGCTAACGCTTTTGTCAGCTACGCCCGCCCGTGCGTCGCTACTGAAGCGTTATCCGCATTTGGCTTCGCTAGGAAGCCACAGTggtcgaagaaggaaggcgtcCATTCAACCATTAATACGTACGAATCCAAACCGACTGGCTTATGCCTTGAAGGCCACCGACCACCCTTGTTTTCTTGGCTTCCCAATGGGGCACTGTGCCCTTTGCTCGTTGTTGAGAGACCCTTCGTCCGTCCCCACAGTGCCCAATCTGTAGCGATACAGGTTACATGTTTTCTTCGGTGGCTGGCCGGATTTCCGTATGATGGCATGTGGGTGTGTGGGACAAGGCATTATACCGGCAAATGGTGGCTTGGCCGGTTGTCGTGGGAACGACACTCGTCGGCTTGACCTACTTGTTGCACGCCGTCGTGTACGGGCTGACAAGTACCAGCTGGAATGCTGCACCCTCCGCTCTGTGTCGAGTTCTGTGCACGGCATCCCTCGGCTTTGTAGGGATCTCCAACTCGTTTCTTGGTGCTCTTGGTGCGCGTGTTCCGGATGATGGCGATCTGGACAAGCCTGCTTTTCAGCAGTCGCTGGCAGGTAGTCAGAGTCAAGAAACAACGTCTCCGGAATCGCCTGCCTCCACGTCGTCAACGGACACTGTGCCTGTGCCACCCGTTTCCAGCCCCACGCCGGAGTCGAGCGACCGTAGTGAGTTGTAAAACTCTAATCGCAGTTGGGCAGTCTTTTGAGCAACAACCCTGCGACTGGACCAGGCGATGCTAGAGCGTGTTCCTCTTTTTATCCATTCGCTTAGGCCGTCGTGGCGTGTAATGCGTCAAGGTTGCGGGGGCCGTCTCGGATCATGTTGTCATGCTTACCCATAGCAGCCTCTCAGACGCAGCGTGACCCGTTGGTATATCCGACGCAGCATGGCACCGCTGGGGGGTTGCCACATTGTAGAGGTGGCAACGTCGACTTCTCTCGTAAACTGTGGTGCTCTGTTGATTTACAGGATCCCACCGACAAGGTATCGCAGCCTCACCCAGATCTGAGGGAGGGGCGGCTTCGGGGAGGTCGGCTGTCGGGGGACTAGGCCTTGCCCGAATTGTTACGGTGTCAGGCCGCGGAACCCTGACACTCGGAGAGCTTGCCATGGAGCAGTTCAGGAGGCAGGCGATGGAGTTGCGAGAGGAATGGAAGGACGAGGAGCGCTACGTGAGGAGGAATGTTGGACGTGTCATCGTGAATCAGTCCTCCCGTCCTACTATCTCAGGAGTGCAGAAGTCGACAGCATCTGCGAGAAACCGGTTTCGAATGCGATCACTTGCACGGCTGCAGGAGGCCGCACGACTGGAGTCTATGGCAAGCGAAATTGCTGCAAAGCTGCTAGCAGCCGGAGTGGATCTCTCGCACGTCCCAGGCGACGCCTCGCTGACACCCGGAGCGAGCGATCAGGGCCCGCGGGTTGGCGGCGACGCAGCCGCACCAGGTAATCTGTGACTCAAGCGCGCTGGAACGTTTATCGTGCTACTGGGGTTGGCACACATGTGTGGCGGAGGCAACAGACGGGTAGCGTTTCTGGTCGGCATTGTCCGAAGAGGCGTGAGGTCCGTCCGTCCATTTCGAGGGGGGACTCGACCCAtaagaaaaacagaacacGCTGAATCTACATAGCCATCAATGCCGTGAAGGGGTTTAGTTGTGGCCGTGATGTTGCCACCGTCTTGCCATCACCTAATGGGTTGCTGTGTTTTGCCAGAC
The genomic region above belongs to Toxoplasma gondii ME49 unplaced genomic scaffold asmbl.31, whole genome shotgun sequence and contains:
- a CDS encoding KRUF family protein (encoded by transcript TGME49_250950~This gene belongs to the Lysine-Arginine rich Unidentified Function (KRUF) family of Toxoplasma-expanded genes.), producing MEQFRRRAMEVREKWENEERYVRRNVGRVIVNQSSRPTLSRVQKWTACARHRFRMRSVARLREAARLESMASEIAAKLLAAGVDLSHVPGGASLTPGASDQGPRVGGDAAAPGTSSAGAPPKMAMQLYVRLGVAALRKEANELEELLANKDLNVEQLVAERMATSLTPNPPDALLHQLRNHARGVHAKQATRRRERAATLRAQADIWEGRLASGDLTQQDPDEGSSSRETAPQPASKSDTTQGRRAGRRRGRQQGQDAGEGTAATGPSAPSVSSASPMSRLEGSLRGTLLGSSVPLPGRGNVAYAKLAADKLRLEAESMLTKWGSLEVYVRGRIADRMLEENNRSPSVAEVRSWLRRARQRYYRWGAHRTQQAAELRNRAGYLDTQTPAEGDFLRSPQETPTHRPPSSTDLPGDESEGVSSGFPPRPAPRAPDLTFADLAISNLRREARIIEAAWSHGECFYVAQQAALRMVRENDPSPGPLTQREWAYNDRKVFRAEVMVQQQRARDLRDKANALEQELRTLLSSASGQVPEPLRESGSTVDPSAEQSVERPSGKRKQKRKHLYHSSAESAGEGPSSGGAMLPALPLWLTPVSAVRLGTRQRDPSNPPVAVGPSPGSSSPEQHLPAARRSQRGSGPSSSTREHPPPATGGPLPQRYTPVPTTTPPYPADVERGLGDPTPPHPKKRRLLEFLSDTARLEKTPPGHRRPLGRLALTSTASHMASSSQMASGPPQVPILAGTHGRLSGSGGDIIPSLSLPLKKRPLRGPAVPRHAAAAAATPLVRQPPFRSGSLASAGTTSGTPSQPPSSMEPSAPVSAPAGDPGVEPRGQLRPPDPR